DNA from Granulicella arctica:
CTGCTGTTTCTGCCGTAGCGCCAGCATCGCCTCCGCCTGCTGCACTTTGGTCTGCTGCACGTCGAGCTGAGTCGCAATGGCCTTCTGGTTCAGGTCTAGCCGATCTCCTTCGATCCCGTTGCGCTGTGTCAACTCGTCGGCCTTACCCTTGGAGGCGCTATACGTCAGGCCGCTGATCACGCCCAGATCGTACAGGCTCTTGTCTGTCTGCGCCTGTAACTGAGCTTGCTTGTAATCTGCTCCTACCGTCGCCGCACCTGCCCGCTGATTCATGAGATCACTCTGCAGGCGCGCTCGCGTGTTCACATAATCAGCTTGCGCTGCTTTCAGCTGTAGCTGCGCGTCGAGCATCTCCTGCTGCACCTCTGGAGCCACCAGGTCCATCACGATTGTGTCCGGTTCAACCTTTGCTCCTGGCAGCACGCGGATGCGCACTACTGTCGCCTCGGTCTCCGCCGGTATCAGCCGGATCTTGTCTTCGCGGGGAACCAACGTTCCCGGACCCCGCACCTGTCGCAGCAGAGGACCACGCTTCACTGTGTCGGTCCACACGGCGCTATCGACCGTTGGGATGGCTGGCTTGAGCCGCATTAGAAAGTAGCCGGCGACGCTGGCCAACAGCAAAATGACAATCGTGAGTGTCACGTTGCGACGGAGTTTGCGTTTCTTCAGATCTGGTCGAGAGATATCCATTCGCACGTGTATAAAGCACGTCGAATGCCATCCAAAACAATACTGTTTCGCTGGCCTTTTCTTGCTTGCGGTGGATATCTGCTACAGGCGCTTGTCCATTTTTGAAAGAAGCTGTCCATTCATGGACACTGCTCTATCTCTTAGCAGAGTAGTCACCAGCCCTGCCAGCAACTGATCATGCAGCTTTGATCGTGCCTTGGGACGGGAATAATAGAGTAGTGAGCTGTCGTACAAACGGACTGGCAACCGTTTATCTCGATGCAGTTGCCAGTCCGTTCTGTTAGAGCTTGAGTTTGCTGAAGATGGTAAGTTTCGAGAGATCGTTGAAGATAACGAGTGCTCCAAAGATCAGCAGACAGACCAGGGCGACCTGCATGATGCGCTCTTTGATCTCCTGATTGATGTCCCGACGGATAATGCTCTCGATGGCCAGGAAGCTGATCATCCCGCCGTCCAGGATGGGGAATGGCAACAGATTGAAGATGCCGAGATTGATACTGATGTAGGCCATGAGGCCGATGATCGGCATCCAGCCAGGCATCTCAACGGCCTGATGAACCTGCTGGCCGATGCCAATCGGTCCCGACAGGTTGCGAACGGAGACATGGCGGGTGAACATGCCTTTGACGACCTCGACAATGAGGGAGGCGTATTTAAGATTGACCTTCCATGAGGCGGCCATCGCCTTACCGAGGGGGAGCTTCTCCACCTTGACGGGCGGCTGCACGGGAAGGAAGCCGATGCGATAGCGGTCGGTTCCGTCGGAGGACTTGGCGAGCTGCGGCGTGAGTTGAACGGAGAGAGTCTGGGCGGGTGCGCCGTTGACGCCGGGCCGCAGAATGCTGAGCGCTGCAGGCTTGCCGGCCTGATCCTGAAGATAGGAGAGCAGGGCATCGACGGAGTGAAGCTGGAGGCCGTCGATGGTAGCGATCTCGTCCTTGGGTTGGAGTCCGGCATGGGCAGCAGGCATGTCCGGGTCAAGCTCGGCGACCTGCACCGGCGTATTCTGCGCGCGAGGAATAAGCCCGAGCTTTCCTGGGGAGAAGTTCTCCGCACCCTCCTTGGATTCAACAAAAAGAGTGGTGTCGGTGCGCTGGCCATCGTGGAGGAAAGAAAAGGGAACGTCCCGATTAAGGTTCAGCAGGGACCGAATGAGGACCTGATCCCAGGTGGGATTCTCGATTGTGTCGTAGTGGACGATGAGGTCGCCTGAGTAAATACCGGTATGGGCAACCCGCGAGCTTGCCGGGACGTAGTCGGTCTGTGCCGGGCCGTCAATATACTCCTGCACCTCGTTATGGAGCATGGAGACACCCGTCATGAGGGCGAAGGCAAGAATGAAGTTGGCCACAGGACCTGCGAGGGCGATAATGACGCGCTGCCAGCGAGGATGGGCGTTGAACTCGCCGGGATCGCCAGTGGTCGGTTCGCCGGGCGTGTCGCCAGCCATCTTGACATAGCCGCCGATGGGGAGAATGGAGAGACGGTAGTCCGTGTCGCCATGGCGGAATCCGAAGAGGCGCTTGCCCATGCCGACGGAAAAGGTTTCGACGCGAACACCGCAGAGTTTGGCTGCGGCGAAGTGGCCGAACTCATGTACCAAAACCATGATGCCAAGCACGATTGCCAGTTGAATGACGGTCGACATAGAAGGGCGGATACCTCGGAAGCTTAGGAGATCAGGGCTTATGCCCGTGTGCTGGTAGCTTGTTGGGCGATAACCTCGCGCGCGCAGGCTCTAGCGGCTTGGTCGACGGCGAGCACCTCCACGATAGACGAAGGTCTGGAGGTGAGAGTCAACGCGAGCACTCGTTCAATTGTACGTGGGATGCCAAGAAATGGGATATCTCCCGCAAGGAAGGCGGCGACAGCAATCTCGTCGGCGGCGTTGAGGGCGATGCAGGCATTGCCCCCGGTGGCGGCAGCCTCATAGGCGAGCCGGAGACAGGGGAATTTGACGAGATCTGGCTGTGAAAAATCGAGATGACCAAGCGTGGCGAGATCAAACGTCAGATCGGACTGCACGCGTTCGGGATAGGCAAGCGCGTAGAGGATCGGGAGGCGCATGTCTGTGACTGAGATCTGGGCAAGGATGCTGCCATCGATGAATTCGACGAGAGAGTGCACCGTCGATTGCGGGTGGACGGTGACCCGTACCTGCGCCGGAGGAAGATCGAAGAGGCGGCAAGCCTCGATGACCTCGAAACCCTTATTCATCATCGTGGCGGAGTCAATAGTGATGCGCTGACCCATGACCCAGGTGGGGTGCTTGAGCGCCTGCTGAGGTGTAATGTGCTCGAAGTCCACGAGCGGAGTGTTGCGGAAAGGGCCACCAGAGGCAGTCAGCCAGATCCGCTTGACCTCGGTGGTCTTGCCTCCGCGCATGGCCTGATGGACGGCGTTGTGCTCGGAGTCGATCGGGAGCAAAGCGACGTTATGTTTTCGCGCAGCCTCGATGATCAGTTCTCCAGCGGCAACAAGGCACTCCTTGTTAGCCAGGCCGATGGTTTTGCCCGCACAGACAGCGGCATAGGTGGCCTCAAGCCCGGCAACACCGACGATGGCGGAGACAACGAAGTCGACCTCAGGAAGGGTAGCAGCGTAGACGGTGCCAGCCGTCCCGTGAACCACTTCGATACCCGTGATTCCGGTGGCCTTGAGTCGATTGCTGAGGGCGGTAGCGAGCTCTTCGGTAGCAAGGGAGATCACCCTGGGCCGCCACCGCTCACACTGGGCGAAGGCGGTATCGAGATTCTGCCCAGCAGCGAGGGAGATGACCTGATAACGGTCTGGGAAGGACTCGCAAATAGAGAGTGTGGAGTGTCCAATAGAGCCGGTGGAGCCTAAAATAGCAAGTTTTTTCACGTATATATTCCCGATTCTAAAAGCGGCCGAGGCCGAAATAGTCCTTCATGAGGAGGATGTACCAGAGCACGGGAGCCGCGACGAGGAGCGCATCGATGCGGTCGAGAATACCACCATGGCCGGGCAGCATAGTCCCGGAGTCCTTGACGCCCGCACCACGCTTGATGGCTGATTCCAGAAGATCGCCGGCCTGCGCAGCGATGTTGAGCTGGATAGCGAGCAGGATGGACTGCCAGACGGGTTGCGCAATGTGAAGAATGAGATTGCCGCGAGCAGTAAGAACATCGCTGATCCAGACGACAGCCATGCCTGCAATGACGCTACCCAACACAGAGGCAATCGCTCCCTCCCAGGTCTTACCCGGGCTTAGCCGTGGCGCCATCTTATGCTTGCCAAAGTTCTTCCCGATATAGAGAGCGGCAATATCGCCACACCAAACGCAGACCATAAGGAAAAGTAAGAGCGCTGGACCGTCCTCTTGCTTCCACATCAGCGGAACAAGGGTAAGCGGATAAGCAATATAGAGGAGGCCGAAGAGACCTTGGGCTGTATCGGGGAGCACCTGGATGAGCGGTGCTCGGAAGCCGTTCCATGCGAAGAGCGCGAGTGTAAGCGCGCTGAGAACAGGGAGTTGAGCCTCCACGGGGAAGTTAGGCAGGGTGACGACGAAGGCGAGAGCAGTGCCGAGCGTCATCCACCAGACCGGAATGCGGAGCTTCGCGCCGTGGACCTCCGCGCCGACCGAGGCAAGTTGCAGGTACTCATAGGCCGCAAGCTCGGCGACGAGCGCAGCGCAGAGAGTGATCATCCAGAGTTTGCCAAAGAAGATAAGGGCAAAGACAACAGCAATCAGGACGACAGCGGTGAGGATACGTTTCATAAGGACTTAGACAGAATATATGGGTTCTCGATAGGAAGTATTCAGGCTATTCCGATAATAGTCTTGACGTATAAAGATATATCTTGATACGATTTTGTTATGAGAAACCTACACGAACATTTCAGAGGGCTTTGCGGCAGGGACAATCACCGCGAAGCAAGACACAGGGACGATCAACATCGCGGCGGGCACCACAGTGCCTTCGGCGAGTTTGGCGAAGGACGCCGCGGATTTCGCGGAGGCAGGGGCGGTCCGATGCGGCTCTTCGGGGCCGGTGATCTGCGATACGTGATTCTGCAACTGATCGCGGAGAAACCCAGCTACGGCTACGAGATCATCAAGTCGATCCAGGAACGGCTGGGCGGAAGCTATGCGCCAAGTCCGGGAGTCGTGTATCCGATGTTGACGATGCTAGAGGAGATGGGCCACGCAACGGTCGTCTCGGAAGGCGCACGCAAGCTGTACACGATCACCGAGGAGGGTTCGATGTCGCTGGCCGAGAACAAGGCAATTGTCGATGCTATTTTTGCGCGGATTGACCGGGTGCGCGGCGAACAGACGAGCGAAGGCGCACAGCAGATCGAGCGCGCTGTCGCAAACTTCCGAATGGCGCTACGGATGCGGACGGGAAAGCTGACGACAGAGCAGGTTCATGCGATCACCGACATCATCGATGCGGCGGCGAAGCAGATCGAGAGGCTGGTATGAACTCGTACCGCTATCGCATTACGGTCGACGCGCTGACCGATGCGAAAGGAGAACCCGTACAGGGCCGCACTCTCATCTTCGAGGCGATGAACCATGACGACATCCTGACGATCGTAGACCGAATGCGTGCTCGTCTGCCGTTTGATGGAGTTACCGTCGCCTCGCTGGCAGTTGGGTTGAAGCTCTTCTCAGAGGTCGCGCTGACGCACCGAGAGGATCCGATCTTTGCGAAGATTCGGCCAGCTTTGAGCGAGTTTATTGGCGAACTCAAGCAGAGGCTGGCTGAACTGGCTTCGATCGAGCAGAACTAGGGCGGGTCAGTTCAGTCTCGATCTCGTGGGCGACCTCGTCTGCCGGCTCGAGATTATCGAGGTCTTCATCGGTGAAGCTCTCACCGAGGCCGCCGAAACGACGTTCACGGTGCTGGTAGTTAGCAATGGCTTCGAGCAGGTGAAGGCCGCGGAAGTCGGGCCAGAGGCGGTCGGTGATGAAGATCTCCGAGTACGCTATCTGCCAGAGAAGGAAGTTCGAGATCCGTTGCTCGCCCGAGGTGCGGATGACGAGGTCTGGGTCAGGCATGTGCGCAGTGTAAAGGCCGCCGGTAAGATGATGCTCGTCGACACGGGACTCGATCCCATCGACCTGAAGCAGATCTTCGAGAGAGCAACCACGTTGGTGGGCCTCAGCGATCAACGAGGTAAGCAGGGCACGGGTAGAGTCCACAATCTCCGAGCGTGAGCCGTAGTTGAGCGCCAGCGTTAGAGTCGTGCCGGTATTTTTGGCTGTTTCTTCAGCCGCCCACTGCATGGTCTCCTGTACCTCAGTAGGGAGCTCATGGGTGCGGCCGATATAAGTCATGCGGACGTTATTGTCGTTCATCCGCTGCACATTGCCCGTGAGGTAATTGCGCAGGAGCTTCATGAGGAAGCTGACTTCGGACTTGGGGCGGCGCAGATTGTTTTCCAGAGAGAACGCATACAGCGTAAGCCACGGAAGATCGATACGGGAGGCCGTCTCGACGACAAATTGAACAGACTCAGCGCCTTGCTGGTGGCCAAGGAAGCGCTTGAGCATACGCTTGCCGGCCCAGCGGCCGTTCCCGTCCATGATGATAGCAACGTGCGCGGGGATTCTGACTGGATCGAGCTGCCGGTAGACACTCTGCTCCTCAGGAGAGAGCTCATGAACGCGGCTTGGTGTAGTTGCTCGCAAAGCGACCTCGAAGACTGACGCTAACACACCGATCTGAACTTCGCGATGAAAGCGAAGCCGACATGACCGGGCGCGAATATCAGTTTACAGCGCGGCGAGCCACCGTGCTGTGCTCGCGGGCCGATTGCCGACGACAGCCCGATTTCAGGCGGTGCGACGGTGACCGGCCGCGAGCTCGCGGACGTGGTTGAGGAAGATCGATTTCTGTAGGTCGTCGAGCTGTGCCGTATACATGGCGATCTCGGCAAGGAACGGGTCGGCCATTAGGACAGCGGTCTCGTCATGGTGCCGGGTCTTCGCGTCGCGCAGCAGGGCAGAGATATCGACCTGGAGAGCGCGAGCGAGGCGATCGAGTGAGGACAAGGTCGGCATCGCCTTGCCATTTTCGATCTTTGAGATGTAGGTACGCGGCACGTTCATCCGCGCAGCAAGCTGACGCTGCGAGAGATTGCGGACGTGACGCAGATCGCGAACGGCAGTCGCAACCTGAAGACCGCCCTCTGGAGTTGGCTGAGCTGCAACTAGAGTAAGCGGTGCTGGAGTCGGTTCAGGCTCCTCGACCTCGAGGGATTTGTGGCAGCGTCGGCATAGTGCGTTTGCCGTCCGAAACTGCACCAGGTTGCATTTGTCACAACGCAGAACTTCACGCTGCTCGACTGACGCCATCATGGTTGCCATAAGTTGTCTGTAGCGGAAGGACCCAGAGCAAGGACCTTCGTCCCATGTCCGATAACGGATCATGTGACGTGCCTAGCTTGACACTGGGGTAACTGTGAAGTCAAGAGGAAACCCGTTGATTATTATCGAAATGCCTAAAATAACCTAAATTGAACCAAGGTAGTAACTTGTTTGGGAGAGACGAGTATGAGCGAGATGTACACCAAGGAGCGGGCGCGGGTCCTGCTAGAGGAGTGGACGAAGGGCGAGAGCCTGCGGAAGCATGGACTGGCGGTTTCGATCTGCACGGAGTCGTACGGCAGACTGGAGGCAGAGCGGCTTGGGATGAGCGGTGTTGAGGCGGAGTCGTTTGTCGAGGCGTATGCATGTGCCGGGCTGCTTCACGATATGGACTATGAACGGCATCCGTCGCTTGAGGAGCATCCGTTCGTAGGTGTGACGTTTCTTCGCGGGCAGGGATGGCCAGAGGAGGTGCTGCATGCGATCCTGGCGCACGCGGACTATTCAGGTACTCCGCGGGAGACACATCTGGATAAGGCACTGTTCGCCTGCGACGAGCTGGCAGGATTTCTAACGGCGTGCTCGCTGGTGAAGCCGACCAAGTCGGTGCTGGATGTTGAGGTAAAGGGTGTGCTCAAGAAGATGAAGGATAAGGCGTTCGCCCGCGCAGTGCTGCGGGAGGATATTACCGGCGGCGCGGCGCTGCTGGGGCTGAGCGTCGAGGAGCATGTGGAAAACTGCCTGCGGGCGATGCAAACTCATGCAGCGGAGCTCGGGTTGGGCGGAAGTTCAACCGAGTAGATCGTTCGAGTGAATGCGCGGTACTCCTGCGGCGGCAAGGTCGGCGTCGGTCGCTTCGACGGAGCCTGGCAAGCCGACGGGACGAGTCGCGTCTTCGAGGACGTGGCACTCAAAGCCGAGGGCTTTGCCGTCGAGAGCGGAGAAGCGGACGCAGAAGTCATAGGCGAGGCCGCAGAGGAAGAGCCGCGTGAGGCCGCGATCGCGCAGGTAGCCTGCAAGTCCGGTTGGCGTGCGGTGATCGTTCTCGAGGAAGGCGGAGTAGGAGTCGATCTCGCGGCGGAAGCCCTTTCTCAGGATGAGTTCGGCGTGGGGAAGGTCGAGTGCCGGATGGAAGGCTGCACCTTCGCTGTGCTGGAGGCAGTGCTCGGGCCAGAGCGTCTGCGGTCCGTAGGGCGCGGTGATGGTCTCGAAGGGCTGCTTCCCTTGATGGCTGCTTGCGAAGGAGATGTGTCCTGTTGGGTGCCAATCCTGGGTCAGCAGAACGTGGTCGAAGCGCTGTGCGAGGGCGTTGATGGTGGGGATAATCGCGTCGCCATCGGTGACGGCCAGTGCTCCGCCGGGGCAGAAATCGTTCTGAAGGTCGATGACGAGAAGGGCGTCGGTCGCAAGTGGCCCGTGCATGCCGACAGTATGACACTGTATCGTGCTTGCGAGGACAAGATGACGGACGAGACGAAGATTCTGGACTCTGGGATAGCGAGCAGGATGGATACGAAGACGACGCGGTTTGCGACAAATCGGGCCGCGATGCTGACTCTGTTAGTGACGCAGCGGGCGGAAGAGGATGTGATCCGCGCTGGCGGCGGCGCGAAGGCGGCCGAGGCGCAGCGGGCGAAGGGACGGCTGACGGTGCGCGAGCGGCTGGCGCTGCTGCTCGATGAGGGAACCGAGCTGCTGGAGCTGGGTCTCTATGCTGCGCATGGGATGTATACAGAATGGGGCGGAGCTCCGGCAGCGGGCGTCGTTACGGGACTTGGACGGGTGAGCGGGCGGCTGTGCATGATCGTTGCGAACGATGCGACGGTGAAGGCGGGAGCGTTCTTTCCGGCGACGGCGAAGAAGGTGTTGCGGGCCCAGACGATTGCGCTTGAGAACCGGATTCCGACGCTGTATCTGGTGGATTCGGCGGGCGTCTTTCTGCCGTTGCAGGAGGATGTGTTTCCGGATACGGACGACTTCGGGCGCGTCTTTCGGAATAACGCTGTGATGAGCTCGCTGGGCATTCCGCAGATCACGGCGATCATGGGAATGTGCGTCGCGGGCGGCGCGTATCTGCCGGTGATGACGGACACGGTGCTGATGACCGAGGGTTCGGGGCTGTTTCTGGCTGGACCGGCGCTGGTGCAAGCGGCGATTGGGCAGAAGACGAGCGCCGAGGAGCTGGGCGGCGCGGCGATGCACGCGGAGATCTCGGGAACGGTAGACTTCAAGGAGGCGAATGATCATCTATGCCTTGCGCGATTACGTTCCCTTGTAGGCAAGCTTGGGGCTCCGCAGAAGGCTCCGTTTAATGTCGCGAAGTATGACGCAGGGAAGGATGCTCCGCGGTATGCGGCGGAGGATTTATACGGGTTGATTGATCCGGAGCCAGGCACGAGCAACATCTACGACATGCGTGAGGTGATTGCGCGGATTGTGGATCGCAGCGAATTCGATGAGTACAAGGCGGACTTCGGACGGACAGTCTTGTGCGGATATGCGCGGATCGGCGGACGCGCTGTGGGGATTGTCGCCAATCAGAAGACCAACAAGTCGCAGACCGTCGCGATGGGGCCGCAAGCGGGGACGAAGCGCACGGAGTTCGGCGGAGTGATCTATACGGAGAGCGCGCAGAAGGCGGCGCGGTTCATCATGGACTGCAATCAGGGGTTGGTGCCGCTGGTGTTTCTGCACGATGTGAACGGCTTCATGGTGGGTAAGGATGCAGAGTGGAGCGGCATTATCCGCGCTGGAGCGAAGATGGTCTCGGCTGTCTCGACGAGCGTCGTGCCAAAGATCACGGTGATCGTCGGTGGGAGCTTTGGCGCGGGACACTATGCGATGTGCGGGAAGGCTTATGATCCGCGATTTCTCTTCGCGTGGCCGACGGCGCGCTACGCGGTGATGAGCGGCGCGAGCGCGGCGGGAACACTGGTGGAAATCAAGGTGAAGCAGATGGAGCGTGGCGGAAAGACGATCTCGGACGAGGAGCGGAAGGTACTCTACGAGGAGATTCGGGCGCAGTATGAGGCGCAGGCTGATCCTCGCTATGGTGCAGCGCGAGGGTGGATTGATGCGATTATTGATCCTGCGCAGACGAGGCAGATGTTAATAACGGCGCTCGAGGCCTGCGCTCTGAATCCAGAGGTGGCGAAGTTTAATCCGGGAGTATTGCAGACATGAGTACGGTGAAGATCATTGAGTGTCCGCGGGATGCGTGGCAAGGGTTGCCGAAGGCGATGCCGGCCGAGGTGAAGGCGGACTATTTGCGGACGCTGGTTGCGGCGGGATTCAAGCATATCGATGCGGTGAGCTTTGTGTCGCGGACAGCGGTGCCGCAGATGGCGGATGCGGAGCTGGTGCTCGAGTATCTCGATCCGCCGGACGATGTGGAGATCATCGGCATCGTCGTGAACACGAAGGGCGCGGAGCGGGCGGTGAAGACGGGAAGCGTGCAAACACTGGGGTTTCCGTACTCGATCTCGGAGACGTTCCTGAAGCGCAATCAGAACCAGACGCCTGAGGAGTCGCTGGAGGCGTTGGAAGAGATTGGCACGCTCGCGTACAAGGGCGGGCTCGAGGTGGTTGCGTACCTGTCGATGGCGTTCGGGAATCCTTATGGCGAGCCTTGGGATATCGACGAGGTTGTGGCCGCGTGCGATCTGCTGGTGGATTCGGGCGTGACGCAGATCTCGCTTGCGGACACGGTGGGAATGGCGACGCCGAAGCAGATCGCGGATGTTGTGTCGGATGTGCTTGCGGTGCATGATGGCCTGGAGATTGGCGTGCATCTGCATGCGCGACCGCAGGATGCGGCGGCGAAGGTGCGCGCGGCGTATGAGGCTGGATGCAGGCGGTTCGATGTGGCGCTGGGTGGATTGGGCGGATGTCCGTTCGCGCAGGATGCTCTGGTGGGGAATCTGGCGACAGAGGTGTTGCTGGCGGAGCTGAAGGCACTTGGCGCGGAGCTGCCTGAGATGAGGCCACTCGATGGGTTGCTGCATGCGAGCCGGGAGATTGAGCGGAAGTACGGAGTGCGCGTGCAATGAGTTATGAAACCGTTCTGGTTACAGATGACGATGGAGTGCGGACGATTACGCTGAACCGGCCGGAGCGGCGGAATGCGATGACTCCGCTGATGCAGGGAGAGCTGCTTGCGGCGATGCGCGATGCGGCTGCGAGTGACTGTCGCGTGGTGGTGTTTCGCGGCGCTGGCGAGGCGTTTTGTGCGGGGCTCGATCTGAGTGCGTTGCAGGGGATGAACGATCGTTCTCCGGAGGAACATGCGGCGGATGCGGAGCGGATTGCGCTGCTGTTTCGGACGCTGTATGAGCTTCCGAAGCCGACGATTGCGGCGGTGCAAGGCGCGGCGATTGCGGGAGGAACTGGACTGGCGACGATCTGCGATTTTACGCTGGCGGTTCCGGCGGCTCGGTTTGGATATAGCGAGGTGCGGATCGGGTTTGTGCCTGCGGTGGTTTCGGCTTATCTGACGTTGCAGATCGGGGATAAGAGGGCGCGTGCGTTGCTGTTGACAGGCAAGGTGTTCGATGCGGATGAGGCTTTGCGGCTTGGGCTGGTGAGCGAGATTGTGGATGCGGAGCGGCTGGATACTCGGGTGATGGAGATTGCGGCGGTGCTGAAGGCGAACAGTCCTGAGTCGCTGGCAGCGACGAAGCGGCTGTTGGCGGCGCAGAACGCGGTGTGGCTCGATGCGGCGATTGCCGCGGCGATGGCGGCGAATGCGGAGGCTCGGGGAACGCATGACTTTCGCGAAGGTGTTGCAGCGTTTTTGGAGAAGCGGAAGCCGGTTTGGCGTGGGTAAACTGAAGAGATGAGCGATGCGAAGGTGATTGAGGCGCGGGTTCGCGTGCGGTACGCGGAGACCGACCAGATGGGCGTGGTGTATCACGCGAACTATCTGGTGTGGTTCGAGGTTGGGCGCGTGGAGTTTATCCGGCAGTTAGGCTTGAACTACAAGGAGATGGAAGCGGAGGATAACTGCCTGATCGCGGTGGTTGAGGCGACGGCGCGGTATCGTGCCCCGGCGCGATATGACGATGAACTGGTGATCGAGACGCGGTTGACGGCTTCGCGGAGCTCGGTGATCCGTTTCAGCTATCGGGTTGTGCGGGAGGCTGACGGCGTGTTGTTGTGTGAGGGTGAGACAATGCACGTGGTGGTGAACCGCGAGATGAAAAAGACACGTCTTCCACAGAAGTATGCAGAACGTTTTGCGGCGTATCTCATCGAATAAATGTGGGCCAAGGAGAGGAAATGAGCAAGCAGGCGAAGGTTGCGTTGATTACGGGAGCGAACAAGGGACTTGGTCTCGAGACGGCTCGGCAGCTTGGAAAGCTGGGGATTACGGTGTTGTTGGGCGCACGCGACAAAACGAAGGGTGAGGCTGCTGCGGCGGAGCTGAAGCGCGAGGGCATCGATGCACGCGCGATAACGCTGGATGTGGATTCTCCGAGCGATATTGCGGAGGTTGCGGACAAAATCGCGGCTGAGTTTGGGCAGCTTGACATTCTGGTGAACAACGCGGCGGTGATGGTCGATGCGCGGACGGGGAATGAGACGAGCACGACCTCGGGTGAGGTGCTGCGGACGACCTTCCG
Protein-coding regions in this window:
- a CDS encoding acyl-CoA carboxylase subunit beta encodes the protein MTDETKILDSGIASRMDTKTTRFATNRAAMLTLLVTQRAEEDVIRAGGGAKAAEAQRAKGRLTVRERLALLLDEGTELLELGLYAAHGMYTEWGGAPAAGVVTGLGRVSGRLCMIVANDATVKAGAFFPATAKKVLRAQTIALENRIPTLYLVDSAGVFLPLQEDVFPDTDDFGRVFRNNAVMSSLGIPQITAIMGMCVAGGAYLPVMTDTVLMTEGSGLFLAGPALVQAAIGQKTSAEELGGAAMHAEISGTVDFKEANDHLCLARLRSLVGKLGAPQKAPFNVAKYDAGKDAPRYAAEDLYGLIDPEPGTSNIYDMREVIARIVDRSEFDEYKADFGRTVLCGYARIGGRAVGIVANQKTNKSQTVAMGPQAGTKRTEFGGVIYTESAQKAARFIMDCNQGLVPLVFLHDVNGFMVGKDAEWSGIIRAGAKMVSAVSTSVVPKITVIVGGSFGAGHYAMCGKAYDPRFLFAWPTARYAVMSGASAAGTLVEIKVKQMERGGKTISDEERKVLYEEIRAQYEAQADPRYGAARGWIDAIIDPAQTRQMLITALEACALNPEVAKFNPGVLQT
- a CDS encoding hydroxymethylglutaryl-CoA lyase — translated: MSTVKIIECPRDAWQGLPKAMPAEVKADYLRTLVAAGFKHIDAVSFVSRTAVPQMADAELVLEYLDPPDDVEIIGIVVNTKGAERAVKTGSVQTLGFPYSISETFLKRNQNQTPEESLEALEEIGTLAYKGGLEVVAYLSMAFGNPYGEPWDIDEVVAACDLLVDSGVTQISLADTVGMATPKQIADVVSDVLAVHDGLEIGVHLHARPQDAAAKVRAAYEAGCRRFDVALGGLGGCPFAQDALVGNLATEVLLAELKALGAELPEMRPLDGLLHASREIERKYGVRVQ
- a CDS encoding enoyl-CoA hydratase/isomerase family protein, with translation MSYETVLVTDDDGVRTITLNRPERRNAMTPLMQGELLAAMRDAAASDCRVVVFRGAGEAFCAGLDLSALQGMNDRSPEEHAADAERIALLFRTLYELPKPTIAAVQGAAIAGGTGLATICDFTLAVPAARFGYSEVRIGFVPAVVSAYLTLQIGDKRARALLLTGKVFDADEALRLGLVSEIVDAERLDTRVMEIAAVLKANSPESLAATKRLLAAQNAVWLDAAIAAAMAANAEARGTHDFREGVAAFLEKRKPVWRG
- a CDS encoding acyl-CoA thioesterase, which translates into the protein MSDAKVIEARVRVRYAETDQMGVVYHANYLVWFEVGRVEFIRQLGLNYKEMEAEDNCLIAVVEATARYRAPARYDDELVIETRLTASRSSVIRFSYRVVREADGVLLCEGETMHVVVNREMKKTRLPQKYAERFAAYLIE